Within the Trichoderma breve strain T069 chromosome 3, whole genome shotgun sequence genome, the region GTGTCTCTGGACTTCCCGAGGTCAATACAAAAATCATGCTCAATCTTGCCAATCCAGCGGCTGCCTATCGCTGGTGGCGGCTCCCAGCGGATGGCATTGGTCTTGCTCGCATGGAGTTTGTCGTTAGCAACGCCATCCAGGTGCATCCTATGGCTCTCGTCCATTTCGATTCACTGAAAGACGCAGATGCCAAGAAACGCATCGCTGAACTTACGGCGGGATACGAGCACAAGCCTGATTATTTTGTGGACAAGCTATCACGCGGCTTTGCGGCTCTTTGCGCTGCCGTTTATCCAAAACCCGCAATTATTCGATTGAGTGATTTTAAGACGAATGAGTATGCTGGTCTTATTGGCGGTGCTGAGTTTGAACCAGACGAAGAAAACCCCATGCTGGGCTTTCGCGGTGCGTCACGGTACTACTCGCCACGCTACCAAGAGGGTTTCGCGCTCGAGTGTCGGGCCATCAAGCGTTTGCGCGAAGAGATTGGCCTCTCTAACGCGATAGTCATGATTCCCTTCTGCCGTACAGTTAAAGAGGCACGAAAGGTTCTGGACGTCATGGCTCGCCACGGGCTCAGACGTGGAGAGAATGGCCTGCAGGTATATGTCATGTGTGAAATCCCGTCGAATGTGATTTTGGCGGCAGATTTCACCGAATATTTTGATGGGTTTTCCATCGGCTCCAACGACCTGACGCAATTGACACTTGGGGTTGACCGCGACTCCGGCGAGTTGGGTGACTTGTTTGACGAACAGGATGAGGCAGTCAAGTGGATGATTTCTCGAGTCATTTCCATAGCGCGCGAGAGAGGCTGCAAGATTGGCATCTGTGGACAGGCTCCAAGCGACCATCCGGAGTTTGCCAGATTTCTCGTTGACGCAGGCATTGATTCCATCTCTGTCAGCCCAGACAGCTTTTTAgctgcaaagaagcaagTTGTGGCCGCGGAAAAGGCATTGGGAAAGTCGCATGGCTAATCTAGTCAAACCTGGTCTATATTTGTAGTTGACTTTGACGAAAATCACGCTCATATATCCGGACAGGGATTCGTTGATATCGCCATTTGGAAGTAGGTGGAGGTGCACGCTATTATCTCTGAAGGCTATTTAATTATTGcgagaaaaggaaattgCACAAGGACTACGTCTCGCGCAACGATAcatattatatatacatattgaaaaaaaaaaaagttatatcAGGCTGGACAGCTGGTCTTGGATGGTGCTTTCACGTCTGAGGAATGTTGCACAGAATGCGTCGGCTCCAGCTTTGACATGAGAGCAAGACAAATAAGTAAAGACTGGCACTCATTTTTAATGTATAAAGGTAAATTTGTAAACTTTCAGTATCGAAAGGTCACGTATGGAAATGAATTTCAAGCGATAACCCTAGGAAGAGCCCGCCAAAGCTACGTTCCGAAGAGTTCCAAGATAACCAACATTAAGAAGAGTTACTCTATCGTCAAGTACCGACAGATCAACTGAGCGTGGATGAGTGGTATCCTCTGAGAAAAATTTATGCACTCGTTTGGCAACCCACGCAGGATTCTCATCCGCTAACAATTTTATCCAAGGTCAGCCAAAGAACAGCAGGCATTGTTGATTGGGGGACTTCTTTAACTTACCAATCCAGTGTCCTGCCTTCGGAACAGCATCCGTCTCGAGATGGCTAGTCACATTACCCCAGAGTTGCTTAGCAAAGGGCCCTAGGCTAGCCTCTCCTCCCATTGACAAGGTTGCCATTTGGAGTGGTTTCTTTCTGAGAGTGCCTTGGAAAAAGCTGGCTGTTTCGGTAACGGCTTCAATGCCAAATGGGCCAAGCATGGCTCTTAGGAATCCTGGTTTCGAAATTGAGCTCGTATATCGATTTACAATACCTTCAGAGAAGCTCGTGGCGCCAGAGTAGCTCCCGTGATAGAAATACCATTCAAGCAtttgcctctcttttccggagatgaagaattcAGCGGCATCTGTAATCGAAAAGAAGGCGAGCTGCCAATTGGCGTATAAATCCCAGTACGATCCAGGATTTCGCGCAGTCTCAAACCCAAAACCAGGGAGAAGGTATTCCGTTACAACGAGCCTCCGAACCAAATCAGGATATTTCACAGCCAAGGCAGTCGCTATGCCGGCTCCCATATCATGCGATAGCACGTATGCTGAGGTTATGTTCAGAAAATCCAGGACACCTTTGAGATCTTCTGCAGACGCCATGACGGTGTAGTTCCCATCTGGTGGCAACGAAGAGTCGCCGGCGCCACGGTTATCCACGGCGATGACGGTGTAATTCTCCGCAAGTAGAGGTCCAATGGTGCGCCAAGTGAGGCTGAATTGAGGGTTACCATGCACCAGAAGTACAGGTGGCCCACTTCCAGCGTAACGAAAGTGAATACTCACGTCTTCGAGAGCAATGCGCTGGTGGGCCCAGTCATCGAAGTTTGTGAGCGCACTTGCATAGCCAGTCCATTGAAGGCCCAAGAGAAAAGGTATAATAAATGATAGATACATTTGAGAAAGATTGATTCGTGGTGCCGAGTTTGACTGATGTATTTTCAAGCTTGATGACAAGGCTGCCAATGCAAGGAAAGTGAAGTCTCTGTTGTGCGTGCtgtgaagaagggaaaagcTGACTGTAAATAAGAGCAGGCAGAGAAGTGGCATTGAAAAAAGAGTGGCCACACAAATCCACCTGATAGTTCAATATTTACATCTATACTTCTACGCATCATTCATTGTTGTGTCGTACAAACTAGACAACGGATGGGAAGCACAAAGATCGTGACAAATAGACGTCCACGTTCTAATTCCGAACGTTTCACTGAGGGCGCAGGTACGCATAGTGTAGGACTATGTGGGATGCTTGTGCTCATCTAAGCCTGCTTATAAATTTTGTACTCATACACAACTCTTCTGAATCAGCCACAATGATCTATTCCTGGACCAAGGACGAGCCTCCTGATTGCATCAGATAGATGGCCAATTGTGTGAAAGTCAAGGCAACTATGGGGTGGGTAATCACTCCTCTGTACTACGTAGGCCCAACTAAAGTGCTGAGTCTTTTGCTTAGGATGGATAGTTTTGGCAGTTGCCATTCTTGGACAATCTCCTCATGAAATGAAATAGAGCATCCATTCCCACTTACTTTACACCAATCAAATACAAAAAGGCAAATCGGTAGTTGATATGTTCTCACAAGTGAGGTATAATCCATGTTTAGTTCCTAGCTGTCAAACCCTTGCAGTTGCTACTTTTAGAATAGTCTACGAAATCCGGAGTACCGAGGGGCGATTTCCACCACCTTCAAGACGCTCCTTCATAACCCAGGAAATTTTGTTGGCAGTATTATGTAGTTTATTACTCAATAACTAACGGGCAATTCGCCGAGGAGATTTCAAATCAATCATCCAAATGTTTCTACTGCACGGAATGATTCCTTTGCAATGAGCCGCCCCTtcccatcatggccgccTTGATGGAAACCTATAAAACCGCGAATCTCAGCTACGATAGTAACGAGTTTCAAACAGTTCAATTTTCCACTTGATACAACTACACACAATTTAATTGATAACAAACCTTCGACCATTTGATTCAAGATGGCTGCCAAAGCACCCCTCGACGTCATCATTGGAGCTGGCAATGTGTGTTCTTCTCGCCGCAAGTATGCAAAGGACTTTACTCTGACAGTTGGCCTCTAGATTGGAGACAGAAGTATTGACAAAACCGTGCGGTACGACACACCTCAAGAAGTTAATGCATACTTGAACGCTTTCTATGATCGCGGCTACAAGCATATTGATACCGCTCGCGCGTACTCGACCGGTGCACCAGGAACATCCGAGCCCAGACTTGGTGCTGTTGAGGCCGGCAAGAGGTTCACCATCGACTCTAAAGCGCTATCCAGAGAGCCAGGGAGCCACACAAAGGAGAAAATCGCCAATGAGGTAGAGGCGTCTCTCAAAGCTCTAAAGGTTGACCAAATCAACATCTATTACCTGCACCAGCCTGACCGAGAGACTCCATTTGAGGAGACTTGTGAAGCCATGGACAAGGCATATAGGGAGGGCAAGTTTAGAAAGTTTGGGCTTTCCAACTTTACAGCTAGCGAGGTTGAACAAATTGTCGAGATTTGTGAACGTCGCGAATTTGTGAAGCCGAGTGTCTATGAGGGACAATACAACCCTATTgtccgaggaggagagaagacatTGTTCCCTCTTCTGCGCAAGAACAACATTGCATTCTATGCTTGGAGGCGAGTAATTCTATTCCATCATCCCATCTCATTTTAGCAGTCATCGTGAAAGAATTGAGGAGACAAATGAGGTTGTGATAAGCTAATCATTTGATAGccctgctggaggaggcttcTTCGCTGGAAACCACAAGAATGGCAAATCAGGCGGCCGTTTCGACACATCTGTGAGCTCCCCGCATCAAATTCTTCCGCCGGTTGTGAGTTGATAGGTAATGTCTAACATTAATAATACAGACCTTTCTCGGAGGCGTCTACGCGCAACTGTATCTCAAGCCTTCAATCGAGGTTGCAACGGATAATGCTTTGGCAATTGCCGCCAAGCACGGCATTAGCGGCCATGCTGTTGCCTTGAGATGGACTGTGAACCACAGTGTTCTTGACAGGAAGCAtggtgatgccatcatcattggcgcATCCAACCTCGACCAGCTCAACTCCAACCTCGACGTGATTGAGCAAGGGCCTCTGCCTGATGATGTCGTCAAAGCTATCAATGCTATCCATACCGCCCTTGGCTCTGATGAGGTCCCTTATCACTTttagaagagaaaaatacGCTGTGGCTGGACTAATTGACTCATTGGTAATCCGgcgcttctcatcttcaagtTGCCCTGGACCTCGATTTTTGATTACTGAGTATGAGCCTGGTAGAAAGCCGGCCAAATATCGGCAGGTGTCGGAAGTCCATTTTGGGAAACTGCAAGTCTTGGCACCCTCGTTGTAGCCTAGCGTCGAATTTCATAGTGAAGCTCTAAGTCAGTGGCTTTGCGGGCAATTGAGATTTGGatttatcatcatctcagTCCATACGGAATTAAAATTCTCACAAAACATCAAGTATTTCGGTCGGTGCTTTGCTCTCGTTTCTTTGTAGTTGCCCAATTAGTGATATAGTTCCAACGTACCTGAATCTTCCATTGTTATCGATAtcatccagcagcatctcggcaCACTCCACCATGAGCCAACCAACACGAGGAAAGGTGCATTTCGTCTATCTCACAGACCCCTCAAAGGCAGCCATCTCGTCACATAAGGCGGCTAAATCGCATGCCGCGCGGCACGGACATGCAAGGATACGAAGGCAGCGAATGAATGAATACcatgaggagaagaagaagcaagatggAAGTAGCCAAGCGCCTCGGAAAGCCGCGGCAGAGTCCTCGGCTGGCGGCAGCCGctcagccttggcggcaAATCCGCGTTCCAGCTCTAATCAGAATCAGAATGAAGCCAGTCGTGAAAtgattcttcatcttcctaGCACTTCTCAATCTCCTAGTTTGGAAACATCTCCACTGTCTTCCATACCCAAGAACATCTATTCTGTCTATGGCGCCGATATTGACCCTACCCAACAATTCCTCCTCTATCATTGTGAGTAGTTGATCCGCTGTTATGCTATTGATGATCATTAAGCGGCTTGGCTTATATAATGATAGATGTCAGCTTTGTTATCCCCTTTGGGAAACGGCATTGCAAGAAATACACAGACTCTAATGTGTGGAAACGTTTCATGCTCACCGAGCTGCTTCCAGCTGCGCTGGCGAACCCCGGATTACTGAGCGCAATTTTACTTTCTGCTTGCCGAAGCCTTTtcgaagaggccaagaacaATCGTTACGTGCAGCTAGCTACGTACTACAAGCTGGCTTGTCTGCGGTCGATGAGTGAACTGCTCGCAGCCCAAGATCCGCCAGTCGGTGACCCGGCAATAGCCCAAGTCTCTTTACTAGCAGCAGATGAGGTAAGATATGAGCCTGCATCCTCCAAAATGCTGATGTTAAATAtttgagcagctcaacatCGGTGATAAAGATACCTCGAAGCAGCACATGGACGCTGCCAATAGGATGGTCGTTATGAAAGGAGGCAGCGCAACGCTTGGTATGAATGGCTTCCTTAAAGCTATAGTGGATACGTTGACTTGCGCATTATCACGGCGAGATCCAATGTGTAAGTCTCTTATTCTCAGGACACCCCGATGACCATTCTATGCTAACATGAAAGCAGCTTGCGATATGACGTGAAGTTTAAGAGCACAATATGAGTCCAAAATCATGTATCCAATAGCTTGTAAGGTGGCACAAACCCTGGCGACGATTATGTCAGAATGAATGACCAACAAGCAATTCTCATAGTCATGTAAATTCGGGTCACGATTGCGCATACCTCAGCCACACGATATTGTAGATATAAAGGCAAGTGAGTCTAAGCAGAGCAGCTGCAAGAACATTAAATAGTCTAATAACCATAATTCTTCACCCCAAACGTCATCTGGCGTATTTCCTTAGGAAACCTTTGTTAGAACACATTTTTTACGGACTGGTGGCGATAGAGCTCTATACGATGAATGGCCAACGCCGGGATTGGCAGCCGAGACGACCGACACTCCGCTAAAGGCAATGCGTAGATGATCTAAAGTAGATATTACAGGGTTATTCGAGTCTTTTTTTAGTACAGTTTTTCTTGTCAGCTCTTGTTGCGGATACTTCATCCGACCCCAGATATCTTTTACTAATAATGGTGCGCCGTCTTGGAGCTGCCTATAACGGCAACGAGGGGATGTAAACATGTTGAGCACAGCCTTGTGATTTGACCACGGAAAAATTCAATGCCGCATTTGTCTTCTCAGGGGCTTTATTCGGCGTTTATACAAGATTGCTCACGATGGTCTTGATTTAAGCTATGTGGAGGTGTCCGCGCGGGAGTACCAGATAAATTGATTCCACACTATCGCATGTAACGTTGAAGCTTTATTTTTGCCGGGTATCTCATCCTACCCGGGAACCATCCGCCAAATTGTTGGAAAGTAGATAATATCTGCGTTATGTTGTCTACAATTGAGCGATTCGGGTTATTGAAACAACGAGATGTGTCTTTTCCTGTTTCTCGTCATGGTGCTGTCAAGCGACACGGGCGATCAATTGAACCGAAAGAACAATAAACGCAGTCATGAAGCTTAAATGTCCAGATGGATTATGGATGGAGAAAAGACCCCTGTTGCCCCCATTCTATCCGTAGCGGCCGTGGTGCTGCGGAAATCTTGCGACTGATGGGCTGACTGGTATTCCTTTGCGGCCGTCGAGAGCCGGTGGTTTTTCTTGATATGGCCTAGACAATATATGTTGTCGATGGTTGTACCGTATTCGGATGATCCAAAGCACCGATGCTATCTGGAGATTCTTGAAGACTATTGACGCGGTGCGGTAATCGGATAACAAGAACAGAAAGCATGATTCCTAAACAATACTAGCAGCGAATAGGAGAATCAATATATCCCAATTGGGCAGGAGCAGGGTTAAGCACAGCTGGAAACATCGCCAAGAAACAATATACAAGTCACCGTGTCTAAGAGTGCCAAACAATTTATGCATCTGGATGAATTGAGCAATCACTTCCAGGCGAGAAACGACGAGACTGATCCTGTCGAGCCATGTACATATGCAACTCACGGCGAACTTTTTTTGCATTAATACATATGTGATTCAGCATGACTGATCTCAGCTACTCGGAGCATCTCACATTGGCGAGTTCAGCAGCTTCGACAAATAAATCCCGCGGGTAGGAAAGAAAGCTCcgaagagctcgaggccgTTCCGTAAGAAAGCATGAACAGGCCACCCTCGATATTGTAGTCTATGCCGGGCATTTACCAAGATATTTATTCCGTAATCTCAAAGAACTTGCTCGTCGGTCAATTCAATTCCGTCTAATCAGCCACACCGaagcgctgctgctgacaGCTTGGCGGCTATGCTTTGCTACTGGACCTACCTCAATTGGCCCTTTATTCTTCTATTCCCTTACCTCCAAGTGTAATTTGTAGAACAAATCGGAATTGTGATTCAATAATTGAAGTCTACCTTCTCGAAACGTGCCAGTTTGGATATCGCGACCTGCCGCATTGGGGATAAGCATCTCACCCTGCCAAGTGCGATTTGGCCGCAGAATATACCGAGTTATTGCGCTAAGGCTCCACGTGTGATCCTGTGCCTTGAAGTTAATATAGTCTATTGTTATGCCTAACTTGACAGTACTCCACCTGCTAAAGTTGCGCAGGATAGACTGTGGCGACTGCGACTGCTTGCTTGCAGTCAGTTGATCGTGCGGCTCGTCGGATAACAAGGAGTCCCTGGTAACTGAATAGCTTACTGCTTAATCTGTATGTGGTATGTAGTTCGCAAATCCGGGTCTCTCCGGAGAGCTAGATTTCTCTGCGCTATGCTATGCATCGGCTTAAGCATGAAAGCTACGATGCTTCATTCAGGTTGCAGTCTGCACCCAATGCACCCCAGAAAAAGGAGAACGCACAATATGTAGGCTACTACCCACGATACCCTGTCACAGTAACGTAGTGGGACTAAATCAGGTACATATTCAATGCGCGTAACGCTGAATAGAGCCAGAGTGCACACTAGCGATAATATCTGCCGCCCTTCGGAGTTGTAAGTGGGGGGTATCCAACTGATTCTAACGATATTTGCAATAGTTTAGCCCGTTGAAATAGATGAATGCTCCAGCCATTACAAAATCGTAGTAGCATAAGAGTCCTTGGCGTTTGCAGGCATCGCCGAGTTCATGCAAGCTTAACATATGGGGTTATATGAGAATACTCAAACGGATAGGTCTGATGATACTAGCGGCGGTACCGATACCCCATTAACCTTGCAGCACATCCAGCTTAGCG harbors:
- a CDS encoding aldo/keto reductase family domain-containing protein, which produces MAAKAPLDVIIGAGNIGDRSIDKTVRYDTPQEVNAYLNAFYDRGYKHIDTARAYSTGAPGTSEPRLGAVEAGKRFTIDSKALSREPGSHTKEKIANEVEASLKALKVDQINIYYLHQPDRETPFEETSSEVEQIVEICERREFVKPSVYEGQYNPIVRGGEKTLFPLLRKNNIAFYAWSPAGGGFFAGNHKNGKSGGRFDTSTFLGGVYAQLYLKPSIEVATDNALAIAAKHGISGHAVALRWTVNHSVLDRKHGDAIIIGASNLDQLNSNLDVIEQGPLPDDVVKAINAIHTALGSDEVPYHF
- a CDS encoding alpha/beta hydrolase fold domain-containing protein, which gives rise to MYLSFIIPFLLGLQWTGYASALTNFDDWAHQRIALEDVSIHFRYAGSGPPVLLVHGNPQFSLTWRTIGPLLAENYTVIAVDNRGAGDSSLPPDGNYTVMASAEDLKGVLDFLNITSAYVLSHDMGAGIATALAVKYPDLVRRLVVTEYLLPGFGFETARNPGSYWDLYANWQLAFFSITDAAEFFISGKERQMLEWYFYHGSYSGATSFSEGIVNRYTSSISKPGFLRAMLGPFGIEAVTETASFFQGTLRKKPLQMATLSMGGEASLGPFAKQLWGNVTSHLETDAVPKAGHWIADENPAWVAKRVHKFFSEDTTHPRSVDLSVLDDRVTLLNVGYLGTLRNVALAGSS